DNA sequence from the Gammaproteobacteria bacterium genome:
ACGGTTGCCGTCTGGGCAGCTGCGGGTTGCTGGGTCTGTTTGGCTTGGGCGGGCACTTGCGCTTTCATGAAGTTTTCACCTGTAATATAATAGACATTATCGGAAACCTCACCCCCCGCCCCCCTCTCCTTAACAGGAGAGGGGGAGAATTATTCCGTTGTTATGCTTAACTCCTGAACGGAACAGGCAAAAAATCTCCCCCTCTCCTGTTAAGGAGAGGGGGGCGGGGGGTGAGGTTTTGGGTTTCCGATAATGTCTAATGAATCCATGCCGTAGATGTATTGATCAGCACTCAACCGATGGCCTCCGCTGATATTTACCCTTTTACTTCTGTTTATCCACCACTCACAAATTTCCCCTCCTTGTACAATTCTCTACGAATCCCTGCGAAGAGATCTTCGGCACGTACTTCTTGGGGGTCACGCACCACCGCTTTTAAGCAGGCATAGCGCAAGATGTTAATGATTGCCCCTCCGGTCAATTCGTGTTCCCGTGCGATCCGCGCCAGGTCCACCCCCTCCGCCAAACGATAGGAACGATTTCGAAAGTAGTCCTCCCACAATCGTTGCCGTTGCTCGACATCCGGTATCGCGAAACGCGATTATTGCCTGGAAACGCCGCGCAAATGCCTCGTCTATTTGTTGACATCTCTTGTTAGGTAAAAACTATATAGCTTTTACCTAACGAACCATCAGTATAGGTGGCGCAAAACAGATGAATAATGGGATAGAGAAGTTTTGGTATCGTTTGATAGGCCTGTGTAGGATACAGTGAGTATCGGCAATCCCTAACGTTGATTATTGTCTTGTCATTCCTGTAGGGAATACCAGAATTCAGTACACATTTACACCAAACCGATTGGAATCGGTGATTACAGACAATCTCCATAATATATTGCCAACCAAATTGTCGATTCCTCTGGCGTTGTCCATTCGACGCGGTGGCGTTGGTGGGCTGGAATATTCAGGAAGTCAAAGAGCTTCAGATCTACCCAACCATCCTCAATCTGTAATCGAGCAGCCCCTTGCAAAAGGACAACACATTCGTGCTGTTCTTGATCGTACCAAAAACCCTCAGGCGATGCGTGACCGTGGGAAAGAATCCGCTCGATGCGCAGATTGGGCCTAACCAGAATATTCTGAAATAATTCCTCGGGCAGATGGGTAGGCATCTCAGCCAGAAGGTTAGTAAATAAATTATCGCGATACATATTTAACCCAGGTTGCTGTCTAGCGCATTTTTTCTACCTCTCCCAGAGGGAGAGGAGCTTTTCCGTTTCTCACCGCAGAGGTGGCAACTTTGGTGAAATAGTTACCACTCAATGGGCCTCATCCCAATTATTTCCCACACCTACGTCTACCTCCAAGGGTACGGCTAGCTGTGCCGCACCTGCCATGATTTCCCGCACCTGCTGGCACACTGTTGGTACCTCTGCCTCCGCTACTTCGAGTACCAATTCGTCGTGGACTTGCAATACCATACGTGCCGCGATACCCGTTGTCGCTAACCAATCATCAACTCGGATCATGGCGCGCTTGATAATATCAGCGGCACTGCCCTGCATTGGGGCATTGATCGCGGTACGCTCGGCATAATCGCGACGTTGGCGGTTACGCGCATTAATCTCGAGTAGATATAAGCGTCGACCGTAAATAGTCTCGACGAAGCCCTGTACCCGTGCACTGGTCCGAATATCATCCATGAAACGCCGCACCCCAGCATAACGAGCAAAATAGAGGTCTACATAACGTTGCGCGGCACTACGCTCAATACCGAGTTGTCGCGCCAAACCGAAGGCTGACATTCCATAGAGCAGGCCAAAATTAATGGCCTTCGCGGCGCGACGTTGCTCGTCGGTGACTTGCTCCAGAGAGACATCAAAGACCTCGGCGGCGGTAGCACGATGAACATCACGCCCTTCTGCAAAGGCCGCCACCAATCCAGGGTCACCAGAAAGATGCGCCATAATGCGCAATTCAATCTGAGAATAATCCGCAGAGATCAATCGACAACCAGGTGGTGCAATAAAAGCAGCACGAATCCGTCGCCCCTCCGGGGTACGTACCGGGATATTCTGGAGATTCGGATCCACCGAGGATAAACGTCCTGTGGCCGCTACCGCCTGGTGAAAACTGGTATGAACTCGACCAGTAACCGAATTAACCTGCTCCGGCAGACGCTCGGTATAGGTAGATCGCAATTTGGCCAGTCCACGGTGGATCAGCAACAGGCGAGGAAATTCATAATCCGGGGCGAGTTGTTCTAACACCGATTCGGCAGTCGAGGGCTGCCCGGTTGGGGTACGTTCCAAGACCGGGATCTTCATGCGCTCGAAGAGAATTTCCTGGATCTGTTTGGGCGAGGCAAGATTAAAAACGCTCCCCGCTACACGATGACAGGTCTGTTCTAACTCCGACAAACGCACCGCCAATTCCCGAGATTGCGCACGGAGAAGGGCCGTGTCGATAAGTACGCCATGACGCTCGATGCGCGAGAGTACCGGAATCAACGGAACCTCGATTGTTTCATAGACCTCTCGCAGGCGTTCCTCCGCCTCCAGACGTGGCCATAATTGATGATGAAGGCGTAGCGTAATGTCGGCATCTTCGGCCGCATATTCAGCGGCGCGTTCCACCGGGACCTGATCAAAAGAGATCTGCTTACTACCTTTGCCGACCACGTCCTCATAGTGAATAGTACGCTCACCCAGAAATTTCAGCGCCAGCGAATCCATATCATGACGAGTTATGGTACTGTCCAAGATATAGGATTCGAGCATGGAATCATGGCGAATGCCGCGTAGGCGAATCTCGTGATTGGCCAATACGCTCATATCGTATTTGAGGTTATGGCCGAGTTTGGGATGGTTGGGGTCTTCTAATAGGGGTTTGAGTCGCGTCAAAACCTGATCACGATTAAGTTGAGGCGGGGCACTCAGATCACAGTGGGCAAGCGGTACATAGGCCGCCTCACCCGCTTCCACCGCGAAAGAAACACCGACAATCCGCGCCTGGGTGTAATCAAGGGCCGTGGTTTCGGTATCAAAGGCAAAGAGTTTGGCCCCCCTGAGACGCTCAATCCAGGTATCCAATTCCTCTAGCGTCCACACCGTATGATAGTGGCGCTTCAGAATTGTGGGTGGCGTCTCCGTTTCAGGGACCAGCGACCCAACAGTTGCCGAGGTGGTGGACGTGGGCACAGATGACGCAGGCGCAGGAGGATTGATTGGTGGAGGCGCATCATTCGCCAAGGATTTCTGTAGCTCACCCACCCAATTACGAAATTCCAGACGCAACAACAGATTCTTGAGGATTGTCGGGTTCTGGGGTTGAGGCTGAAGATCGGTTAGGCCCACGGGTAGCGCCACATCACAACGGACCGTAACGAGTTGGCGGGCAAGCGCCAATTGAGGCAAGGCCGTGCGTAGATTCTCGCCAACCTTTCCCTTGACTTCTGGGGCACGTTTGATAAGTTCATCCAAAGAGCCATACTCAGCAATCCATTTGACTGCGGTCTTGGGTCCCACCCCCGGCACGCCCGGGACGTTATCCACGCTATCGCCCATCAAGGTGAGATAATCCACAATACGTTCGGGAGGCACCCCGAATTTAGCGATTACTCCCGAGCGATCCATCGCCACATTCTTCATAGTGTCGAATAAAGTAATGTGTTCATCCACCAATTGAGCAAAATCTTTGTCACCCGTCACAATTACCGTTGTCAATCCCTGAGCGCGGGCCTGGGTGGCGAGGGTAGCGATAACATCGTCGGCCTCCACTCCTTCCATCATAATTAGCGGGAACCCCATCGCCCGCACCAGATCATGCAATGGTTCGATCTGGGCAACCAATTCCCCGGGCATGGCGGGACGGTTGGCCTTATAGGCCGGGTACAAATTGTCACGAAAGGTAGGTCCAGGGGCGTCAAATACCACAGCGAATCGTTCTGGTGAACGTTCAGCAAAGAGTTTGCGGAGCATGTTCACCACACCAAAAACTGCACCGGTTGGTTCTCCTCGTGAATTAGCCAAAGGCGGCAGGGCATGGAAGGCACGAAATAAATAGGACGATCCATCCACTAAGACCAAAGACGTAATACCCGAAGACGAAACCTGCGTGGAAAGAAATGACATAAAAATGCTCCAGAGATACGCCAATAAACCGTGTACGTGCAAACCAATCGCCTACGAATTCTTTCATAAAGAACAATATTTTTCCGCGTGGACCGCTCCCCATCACGCAAATCTCCCTGCTTGACAGCCATCCAGTGCAGCCGCAATATTTCTGCGGATGCGATTAAATTTCTTACCACCAAATCGATGGCCGGAGTGCGGCCTGGAGGGCGTTGGATATGTCGGGCATGTTGATCTTCGATGTGGCGGATGCAACGTTTGCCCTATCATTGGACCTAGTCCGAGAGGTGTTACCGTTGCCAGCCCTGAGCCAACCACCGGGGTTGCCCTCATTAATCGAGGGGTTCTTCAACCTACGCGGCCAAGCAGTAGCGGTGTTGCGCCTCGACCGTATCCTCGGTCGTGAGGGTTCGAAACCGTCTTTTTACGCGCCGATCATCCTACTACAGGCCCGTGGTGGCCTGCTCACCCTGCTGGTGGACCGAGTACGCGGCATCGTCGAGGTCAATCCCACCACGCTGCGGGCGATCCCCGACCGCGATACCTTCAACGGCTGTATAACTGCGGAATTTTCCGCCGACGGGACCTCAGTACTGCTTCTAGCCTTCGATCGAGTGCTGTTGGAAGAGGAACAACAGAGTCTGGTGGAGCACCAAGCGGCTGCGGCCCGACGGCTGACGGCCCTCAACCAAGACGCCGCAGAGGCCACGGAATGATGCCTGACGTTACCCCTATGGCGCTGGCAACGCTCGATCCGGGTTTCCAACCACTAAAGGCGTACATCATTGCGGCCACTGGCTTGGCCTACTACGCCGACAAAGAAGATGCCTTGGCCGAGCGGATCTTGCGCCGCTTCGTTCACTGCAAAATAACCGACTGCACCACCTATCTCAATCTACTTTCCAGGTCCGATTCCAAAAGCGCCATCGAGTTGGATGCCCTAACCGGTGAATTAACGATTGGTGAGACTTATTTTTTTCGTTATCCAGAACAGTTTGAGGCACTGCGTACCAAGATCCTCCCGGAGTGCCTAGAACGCAACCGCCAGCATCGCCGCTTACGGATTTGGTCCGCAGGATGCGCCACCGGGGCCGAACCCTATTCCGTTGCCATTCTTATAAAGGAACTTCTCGGGTCCCAATTGTCAAGTTGGACGGTAACCCTGATCGCCACCGATATCAACCGCGACTTTCTCACCGTAGCCCAACAAGGCTGTTATAGCAATTGGGCGTTACGAGCATTGTCCGAGGAACAAATCGCCGCATATTTCGTTATTGAGCGAAGCTCCTGGCGGCTGCGTGAAGAATTCCGCGAGATGGTAACCTTCCTATATCACAATCTGATTACACTCCGCGCAGGTATTGGCGCCACTGACGGGATGAGTGGATTTGATCTCATCCTGTGCCGAAATGTTCTAATCTATTTCAATCGCGAAGCCATTCAAACACTTTTGCCACATCTCGCAGAGCGATTGGTTGATGATGGTTGGTTGTTGGTTGGCCATTCTGAGCCTAATGAAGATTTTGGGCGCGTATTTCAAACGGTAAGCGCACCAGGAACTACGCTTTATCGTAAAGGTACCCCAAATATCCTATTTTCGGATCTATCGTCTCTGTTCAGTAGCACCAACGAATCGATCGCCCCCGTCGTGGACCTACCAAACTTCCCACCGTTACCATCATTCGTTCCATCGTCCCCGATTCCAACACCAGCACCACGTCTCCCCTCCGTTCTTGACACCCAATCAAGAGTTCTTCCGCGCTTGCGTAGAACTAATGAACGAATCACTAAAACAGCAGGGGAAGAGGCAAGCACAGACGTTTCGCTGACAACTGTGATTACGTTGGCCAACCGTGGCGCCTGGAATGAAGCGCGCCGCGCCTGTAACCAGTTGTTGAAATCAGAGATTCGCAATCCAGCGGCACATTACTATTCGGCGTTGATTGATTATCATCTCTCCAACCTAGATAAAGCTGAACAATCTTGTCGCAAGGCAATTTACCTGGATCGAACCTTTGTAATGGCCCACTTTCAGCTAGGTACAATCTTGAGCGAACGTGGTGATGAGGTTGGTACTCGCAAAGCGTTTGATAATACCCTGCGCGTCTTACGCGGACTCACCGACGATGCCATTTTGCCTGAAGGAGACGGACTGAATGCGGCAGGACTACGGAATCTGGTCCAACTTCATCTCAAAGGACGTGTCCCATCATCATAATGCCGCCATGGATCCCCTAAATCATTCGTTTCCAATGCCCTCAGCGATTCTCGCAACGGCTGGTGAGCGACCCGCAATTGCAATTCGTGGGCTTCATACCTGTTTCGGGGATCAGATTATTCACCGCAATTTAGATCTCACCATCGCTCGGGGTGAAGTGTTTGCTATTGTCGGGGGGAGTGGCACTGGTAAATCTACCTTGCTGCGCGAGATTATCCTATTGCAACGCCCCAGCCACGGCTCGGTGCGGGTCTTCGATGAAGAAATATGGACTCTTGGCGAACGTGCGGCGCATCGTCTACGTCGCCGCTTTGGGATGATGTTTCAACACGGTGCACTATTTGGTGGTCTAACGGTGGCGGAGAACGTAATGGTGCCATTACGCGAGCATACTCGTCTCCCCGTCCCATTGATGGCCGAATTAGCGGCCCTCAAGATCTCCTTGGTGGGTCTGCCACCAGAGGCGGGTTCCAAATATCCGAGTCAGCTTTCGGGGGGGATGGTGAAACGTGCTGCGATTGCCCGTGCGTTGGCCTTGGATCCAGATCTATTATTCCTGGATGAACCCACCGCAGGATTAGACCCTCAAGGAGCCGCTGCGTTGGATGAGTTGGTATTACAGTTAAGGGAATTGCTGGGGCTAACGATAATTATCGTCACCCACGACCTCGATACACTGTGGCGAGTGACGGATCAGGTGGCGGTATTGGGAGAACAACAAGTATTAGCCCAGGCATCGATGGCAGCATTATCCTCTCTGGAGCATCCCCTAATCCGTGCCTATTTCACTGGCCCACGTGCCCGTGCAGCGGTAATTGATTGAAGCTGCCATTCAAGAGTTGCACCTCGAGTTTGAATCTGCAAGTGTAGAAAACCTCAAGCGCCAATACCGAACCTCCCCATCAATGCGGATAGCGTGGTATTGATCGCTACCGCATCGTGCGGAATGAGAAGATGCCACCAAGGTTTTCCACTGTGCGCCATGGAATAGTCACTGGCGTTTTTGCACCATGTGACTGCCGCCTCGGCCTTGGCCTTTACCTCAGCATCAGTCATATCTTTTACGGCCTTGGTCTCGATGAGAAAATTGGAA
Encoded proteins:
- a CDS encoding hypothetical protein (Evidence 5 : Unknown function): MWEDYFRNRSYRLAEGVDLARIAREHELTGGAIINILRYACLKAVVRDPQEVRAEDLFAGIRRELYKEGKFVSGG
- a CDS encoding cupin 2 domain-containing protein; this encodes MYRDNLFTNLLAEMPTHLPEELFQNILVRPNLRIERILSHGHASPEGFWYDQEQHECVVLLQGAARLQIEDGWVDLKLFDFLNIPAHQRHRVEWTTPEESTIWLAIYYGDCL
- the polA gene encoding DNA polymerase I — translated: MSFLSTQVSSSGITSLVLVDGSSYLFRAFHALPPLANSRGEPTGAVFGVVNMLRKLFAERSPERFAVVFDAPGPTFRDNLYPAYKANRPAMPGELVAQIEPLHDLVRAMGFPLIMMEGVEADDVIATLATQARAQGLTTVIVTGDKDFAQLVDEHITLFDTMKNVAMDRSGVIAKFGVPPERIVDYLTLMGDSVDNVPGVPGVGPKTAVKWIAEYGSLDELIKRAPEVKGKVGENLRTALPQLALARQLVTVRCDVALPVGLTDLQPQPQNPTILKNLLLRLEFRNWVGELQKSLANDAPPPINPPAPASSVPTSTTSATVGSLVPETETPPTILKRHYHTVWTLEELDTWIERLRGAKLFAFDTETTALDYTQARIVGVSFAVEAGEAAYVPLAHCDLSAPPQLNRDQVLTRLKPLLEDPNHPKLGHNLKYDMSVLANHEIRLRGIRHDSMLESYILDSTITRHDMDSLALKFLGERTIHYEDVVGKGSKQISFDQVPVERAAEYAAEDADITLRLHHQLWPRLEAEERLREVYETIEVPLIPVLSRIERHGVLIDTALLRAQSRELAVRLSELEQTCHRVAGSVFNLASPKQIQEILFERMKIPVLERTPTGQPSTAESVLEQLAPDYEFPRLLLIHRGLAKLRSTYTERLPEQVNSVTGRVHTSFHQAVAATGRLSSVDPNLQNIPVRTPEGRRIRAAFIAPPGCRLISADYSQIELRIMAHLSGDPGLVAAFAEGRDVHRATAAEVFDVSLEQVTDEQRRAAKAINFGLLYGMSAFGLARQLGIERSAAQRYVDLYFARYAGVRRFMDDIRTSARVQGFVETIYGRRLYLLEINARNRQRRDYAERTAINAPMQGSAADIIKRAMIRVDDWLATTGIAARMVLQVHDELVLEVAEAEVPTVCQQVREIMAGAAQLAVPLEVDVGVGNNWDEAH
- a CDS encoding putative Chemotaxis signal transduction protein (Evidence 3 : Putative function from multiple computational evidences) codes for the protein MSGMLIFDVADATFALSLDLVREVLPLPALSQPPGLPSLIEGFFNLRGQAVAVLRLDRILGREGSKPSFYAPIILLQARGGLLTLLVDRVRGIVEVNPTTLRAIPDRDTFNGCITAEFSADGTSVLLLAFDRVLLEEEQQSLVEHQAAAARRLTALNQDAAEATE
- a CDS encoding chemotaxis protein methyltransferase CheR, which produces MMPDVTPMALATLDPGFQPLKAYIIAATGLAYYADKEDALAERILRRFVHCKITDCTTYLNLLSRSDSKSAIELDALTGELTIGETYFFRYPEQFEALRTKILPECLERNRQHRRLRIWSAGCATGAEPYSVAILIKELLGSQLSSWTVTLIATDINRDFLTVAQQGCYSNWALRALSEEQIAAYFVIERSSWRLREEFREMVTFLYHNLITLRAGIGATDGMSGFDLILCRNVLIYFNREAIQTLLPHLAERLVDDGWLLVGHSEPNEDFGRVFQTVSAPGTTLYRKGTPNILFSDLSSLFSSTNESIAPVVDLPNFPPLPSFVPSSPIPTPAPRLPSVLDTQSRVLPRLRRTNERITKTAGEEASTDVSLTTVITLANRGAWNEARRACNQLLKSEIRNPAAHYYSALIDYHLSNLDKAEQSCRKAIYLDRTFVMAHFQLGTILSERGDEVGTRKAFDNTLRVLRGLTDDAILPEGDGLNAAGLRNLVQLHLKGRVPSS
- a CDS encoding phospholipid/cholesterol/gamma-HCH transport system ATP-binding protein, which produces MRQDYGIWSNFISKDVSHHHNAAMDPLNHSFPMPSAILATAGERPAIAIRGLHTCFGDQIIHRNLDLTIARGEVFAIVGGSGTGKSTLLREIILLQRPSHGSVRVFDEEIWTLGERAAHRLRRRFGMMFQHGALFGGLTVAENVMVPLREHTRLPVPLMAELAALKISLVGLPPEAGSKYPSQLSGGMVKRAAIARALALDPDLLFLDEPTAGLDPQGAAALDELVLQLRELLGLTIIIVTHDLDTLWRVTDQVAVLGEQQVLAQASMAALSSLEHPLIRAYFTGPRARAAVID